The DNA region TGTAGTCGCGGGGCTTGAGCCTGTGGGGCTCGCGGGTGTGGAAACCGATGCCGCCCAGCGAGATGTCCCGCACCACCATCTCCTGCTTGTCGCCTTCTGCGTCGAAGTAGAAGCCATCCAATGAGGCGCGCTTGCGGTAGGTCTGGCGGCATTCCAGGCGAACGGGGTACTGCTCGCCGCACTCGCAGTTCACCCGGACGGCCGTCACGCTTTCATTAACGCTGGAAAGATCCAGCACATTCACGCGCTTGCAATGGATGCACGGGGCCTGGACCTTGTGCTCCGCGTTGACGCTGAGCAGGGGCCAGTCATCGTCAAAGCCCTGGGTCACGGTGAAGGGATCATGCTGCTCTGGCTCCGGCTGCGATTGGGGCCCGGCCGCCTCGTCGTACACGGGCTCAACCCCCTCCACCTCGACCACGTCCTCCACCTCGGGGATGCCATCGTCTGTGGTTCCTGAGGACGGATTCTCGCCGGCCTGGCGGTAGTCCCGCCGGTCCAGATCCACGGTGCTGCGGGGGTTCAGGGGCGGCGGCGACGCCGACGTCTTGGGCCCGAGCTCGGCTCCCAGCTTGCGGATGTAATGGCCCAACTCATCGGCCTGCATGGTCTTGGCGTGGCGCAGCTCGTCCATGTCGGGATCGGGAAGGCGTTTTTGCTCCTCATCCGTATTCTGCTCGGGGAAGACGAAGCGGCAGGGGAAGACCGCGCCGCAAGAGCAGCGCACTGGTGTCGGCTGCTTCACGTTGGCCAGATCGGCGCTTTGCAGGGTCCGGCCCTTGGAGCACTCGGGGCAAATGATGGTCACCCGGCCGCCCAGATCGGCGTAGAAGGTCTGCTCCTCGTACCGTTTGTGGCGGCTGGGGTCCTGCTCTTTGGGCAGGAATCGCACGGGAAAGGAGAAGCCGCAGGCCGGGCACTTGGTGCGCACGGGCCGGGTGTGCTGCTTGACCTTTTCGTAGTCGACGGAGCGCTTTACGCCGCAGCTGGGGCAGGAAACGTGGACGCGGTCGTCATCGTCGGGGAAGACCGTCTGCACCTTGTAGGGGCTCGTGCCGGTCGCGCGCGCCGGCAGTGTGTCGCCGGAAGGGTTCAGGTTGAAGCGGCAGAGGAACTCGTTGCCGCAGGCGCACTTCATCCGCACGGGTTGGGTCATGCCCATCAGTTTTTCCGAGCGCACCTTCTTGGCGGCGCCGCAGGTGGGGCAGGAGATGCGCACGAAGCCGTCGGGGTTGGCCACGAAGTTGGTGACGCGGGTTCCACTGTTGTGCTGCTGCCCGGAATCGGGCAGGGCGTTTTGCTCTGGCGCATCGTCCGATGCAGGAGTGGGGGAATTCTTCACAGGCGTCGAAAGCTCACAAGGGAAGACCGCGCCGCATTGACAGCGCAATGAAACCGGGCCGGCCTGACGGGCGAGATGTTGCGCAGGCAGGGTTGCGGACGTACCGCACTCCGGGCACTCGACCCGGACCATTCCATTCGCATCAGGCGCTGACGCCAGCACTGGTCGTTCAGCCATCGCGATCCCCACGTAAAGCCCCCCCAACAAACCAAGCAGAAACTCTGCAGACTACTGTCCGCGACTCAAATGCGTAAAAGCGAATCAGGATGCAGTCAAGACGGACAGCTGCGGCAACACACCGCAAAAATCCCCAAGCCGTCTCGAAATGCATGCACTGTATGTGCCGTTCATAAAACAAGTGCGAAAACGCACGATGCGCAAGGCACTATGGTAACTCGCGTAAATTTCATCGTAAAATAAAATATCACAGAACGTTCCGGAGAGAAAGTGTCGCCGTGGCAAAAAAAGCCCCCGCACCGGCAGCTGCGGTGCGGGGGAGATGCAGGGAAAGGGTATGAATAAAGATTAATGATCGCAGATGTTCGAGCCCAGGGAGAGGTCGCCGGCAAGATATTGACGCACGATCTCCTTGGGATCCTGGCCGGTGGCGCCCACAAGCACGCGCACGCCCTTGTCCGTGAACAGAGACTGCGCCTTGCAGCCCATGCCGCCGGCAATGACCAGCTCCGCGCCCTTGGAGGATACGAAGTCCGGGTACACGCCAGGCTCGTGGGGCGGCGGCGTCTCCAGGGTCATGCCGGTCACCTCGTGCGTGTCGGGGTCGATGTCCACAAAGGCGAACTGCTGGCAGTGGCC from Oceanidesulfovibrio marinus includes:
- a CDS encoding PilZ domain-containing protein, with translation MKNSPTPASDDAPEQNALPDSGQQHNSGTRVTNFVANPDGFVRISCPTCGAAKKVRSEKLMGMTQPVRMKCACGNEFLCRFNLNPSGDTLPARATGTSPYKVQTVFPDDDDRVHVSCPSCGVKRSVDYEKVKQHTRPVRTKCPACGFSFPVRFLPKEQDPSRHKRYEEQTFYADLGGRVTIICPECSKGRTLQSADLANVKQPTPVRCSCGAVFPCRFVFPEQNTDEEQKRLPDPDMDELRHAKTMQADELGHYIRKLGAELGPKTSASPPPLNPRSTVDLDRRDYRQAGENPSSGTTDDGIPEVEDVVEVEGVEPVYDEAAGPQSQPEPEQHDPFTVTQGFDDDWPLLSVNAEHKVQAPCIHCKRVNVLDLSSVNESVTAVRVNCECGEQYPVRLECRQTYRKRASLDGFYFDAEGDKQEMVVRDISLGGIGFHTREPHRLKPRDYIDVLFHLDDSKGTRIYRRVMVRNVRGRFVGCAFAEHRERDKELGFYLMP